A single genomic interval of Bacteroidota bacterium harbors:
- a CDS encoding T9SS type A sorting domain-containing protein codes for MKNKLQLFITIISIVISIQLKAQAPLIEWQNTIGGDDGDWIYSVIQTSDSGYLLGGSSWSNISGDKTVASKGFDDYWVIKLDNTGSIQWQKTIGGSEIDLLRSVIQSNDGGYLLGGYSKSGISGDKTEANLGIADYWVVKLDNLGNIQWQNSIGGSNDDNLISVIQTSEGGYLLGGTSKSGISGDKTEGSLGDDYWVVKLDSSGNIQWQKTFGGSMVDYLYSVNQTSDGGFFLAGYSTSDISGDKTEPNSGGDYWVLKLDSIGNIEWQNTIGGSNLDVLYSATLTSDGGYFLGGYSNSNISGDKSEDGLGSYDYWVVKLDSSGNIQWQNTIGGSDVDWLYSVIQTSEGGYLLGGESRSGISGDKTEPAHYVDYWVVKLDSLGNIQWENTIGGGGVGTDVLNSVIQTSDGGYFLGGYSSSKNSIDKTEPNLGGLDYWVVKLYPETCTFPSGLMVHNITPSIIKIHWNTISGADKYQIYYRPVDDLTWIKVTSTSNTKTIKGLSPGTEYEYKVRTKCGEENTDFSSVAYFTTLPLRLGEISSGVTIYPNPASSQLTVEIENDNASEKHIEIMDALGRSVQTISTSENIVVIDISNLSAGIYFVKLQQADIITLLKFIKE; via the coding sequence ATGAAAAATAAACTTCAATTATTTATTACAATAATATCAATTGTAATATCAATTCAACTAAAAGCTCAGGCGCCACTAATCGAATGGCAGAACACCATCGGGGGAGACGATGGAGATTGGATATATTCCGTCATCCAGACGAGTGATAGTGGTTATCTTTTAGGGGGATCTAGCTGGTCGAACATATCCGGCGACAAGACAGTTGCGAGTAAAGGTTTTGATGATTACTGGGTAATAAAACTCGACAACACGGGCAGTATTCAATGGCAGAAAACTATTGGAGGTAGTGAAATAGATTTGCTGAGGTCTGTTATCCAATCGAATGATGGAGGCTACCTTTTAGGGGGATATAGTAAATCGGGTATCTCTGGTGACAAGACGGAGGCGAATCTGGGAATCGCAGATTACTGGGTAGTAAAACTGGACAACTTAGGTAATATCCAGTGGCAGAATTCAATTGGAGGTAGTAATGATGATAACCTAATATCTGTAATCCAGACGAGTGAAGGTGGGTACTTATTAGGGGGAACTAGCAAATCTGGTATTTCCGGCGATAAGACGGAGGGTAGTTTGGGTGATGATTACTGGGTTGTAAAACTCGACAGCTCGGGCAATATTCAGTGGCAGAAAACTTTCGGGGGAAGCATGGTGGATTACCTATATTCTGTCAATCAGACGAGTGACGGGGGCTTTTTTTTAGCTGGATATAGTACTTCTGATATTTCCGGCGACAAGACGGAACCAAATTCAGGCGGTGATTACTGGGTTTTAAAACTTGACAGCATAGGCAATATTGAGTGGCAAAATACTATAGGAGGAAGTAATTTGGACGTGCTGTATTCCGCCACCCTGACGAGTGATGGAGGCTATTTTTTAGGAGGATATAGCAACTCTAATATTTCAGGTGACAAATCAGAGGACGGTTTGGGTTCTTATGATTATTGGGTGGTAAAACTTGATAGCTCGGGCAATATTCAGTGGCAGAATACCATAGGAGGGAGTGATGTTGATTGGCTGTATTCCGTCATCCAAACAAGTGAAGGCGGCTATCTTTTAGGTGGAGAAAGTCGTTCTGGTATTTCCGGCGATAAGACCGAGCCAGCCCACTATGTTGATTACTGGGTAGTAAAACTGGACAGCTTAGGTAATATCCAGTGGGAGAATACGATAGGAGGGGGTGGTGTGGGTACTGACGTGCTGAATTCCGTCATCCAGACAAGCGATGGTGGATATTTCTTAGGGGGATATAGTTCATCGAAAAATTCAATCGACAAAACGGAACCGAATTTGGGTGGTCTTGATTATTGGGTAGTAAAACTTTACCCGGAGACTTGTACTTTCCCTTCCGGTTTAATGGTTCACAACATTACACCAAGCATTATAAAAATTCACTGGAATACAATTTCTGGTGCAGACAAATACCAGATATATTATCGCCCGGTGGATGATTTGACATGGATAAAAGTTACATCAACTTCAAATACTAAAACCATTAAAGGTTTGTCACCAGGTACAGAATATGAATACAAAGTGAGAACAAAATGCGGAGAAGAAAATACCGACTTCTCATCCGTTGCATATTTTACAACCTTACCATTGCGCCTTGGAGAAATAAGTAGCGGTGTTACTATTTATCCCAATCCCGCTTCATCACAATTAACTGTGGAAATAGAAAATGATAACGCTTCTGAAAAGCATATTGAAATAATGGATGCATTAGGCAGATCTGTTCAAACAATCAGTACATCAGAAAATATAGTTGTTATAGATATTAGCAATTTATCAGCGGGGATATATTTTGTAAAACTGCAACAGGCAGATATAATTACATTACTAAAGTTTATCAAAGAATAA